A window of the Actinomycetota bacterium genome harbors these coding sequences:
- a CDS encoding VOC family protein → MGLNLNSVMLGSEDSKALAEFYGKVLGAPNPQWSDEANGWFGFGVGDSGLAIGPHSDVKGRNTQPGRIMFNLATPDVTGEFERIKALGAEVVAEPYSPGDGMLLATFADPDGNYFQLATPWEPEKA, encoded by the coding sequence GTGGGCTTGAACCTGAACAGCGTGATGTTGGGCTCGGAGGACTCGAAGGCTCTGGCCGAGTTCTACGGCAAGGTGCTGGGGGCGCCCAACCCGCAGTGGAGCGACGAGGCCAACGGGTGGTTCGGCTTCGGGGTGGGCGACAGTGGGCTGGCCATCGGTCCCCACAGCGACGTGAAGGGCCGGAACACCCAGCCCGGGCGCATCATGTTCAACCTGGCCACGCCCGACGTGACCGGCGAGTTCGAGCGCATCAAGGCCCTCGGGGCCGAGGTGGTGGCCGAGCCCTACTCCCCGGGCGACGGCATGCTGCTGGCCACCTTCGCCGACCCCGACGGCAACTACTTCCAGCTCGCCACCCCCTGGGAGCCCGAGAAGGCGTAG
- a CDS encoding DEAD/DEAH box helicase — protein MPTTPRAGGRSRPGNRRRPQAPAARRPKPVAPVERTPQYEVAPERPLAATFSELGVPAPVVAALARAGCHAPLPIQSSAIPTALAGRDVLGRGRTGSGKTVAFAVPTVLKVAASAEARRPGHPRALVLVPTRELAAQVVATIAPLGRAMGLRTAKVHGGVGQAPQVTALRQGADIVVATPGRLEDLIAQRQCSLASVEVTVLDEADHLADLGFLPAVRRLLDQTPATGQRLLFSATLDQAVGSLVGRYLSRPLVHSVDPEVSTPPELEHYAFTVSPSDKSAVVRELASGLERSLLFTRTKHAAKKLARDLTQFGIPAVDLHGNLSQAQRDRNLASFTGGGARVLVATDIAARGIHVDDVALVVHVDPPTEHKAYLHRSGRTARAGARGSVVTVVLPDQVGDVAAMVRQAGIRPAQSRVGPGAPETLALTGPPARLVPAPAPAPAAGPPRSGRPQRGAPAGPPRRRRR, from the coding sequence TTGCCTACCACCCCACGCGCCGGCGGCCGGTCCCGCCCAGGCAACCGCCGTCGTCCCCAGGCGCCCGCCGCCCGCCGCCCGAAGCCGGTCGCGCCCGTCGAGCGCACCCCCCAGTACGAGGTCGCCCCCGAGCGCCCGCTGGCGGCCACCTTCTCGGAGCTGGGCGTGCCTGCTCCCGTAGTCGCGGCGCTCGCCCGCGCCGGCTGCCACGCGCCGCTGCCCATCCAGTCCTCGGCTATCCCGACCGCACTGGCGGGGCGCGACGTGCTCGGCCGCGGTCGCACGGGCAGCGGCAAGACGGTTGCCTTCGCGGTGCCGACCGTCCTCAAGGTGGCGGCCTCGGCCGAGGCCCGCCGGCCGGGCCATCCCCGTGCCCTCGTGCTGGTGCCCACCCGGGAACTGGCCGCCCAGGTAGTGGCCACCATCGCCCCGCTGGGCCGGGCCATGGGCCTGCGCACAGCCAAGGTCCACGGCGGGGTCGGCCAGGCCCCCCAGGTCACGGCCCTCCGCCAGGGGGCCGACATCGTCGTAGCCACGCCTGGCCGCCTCGAGGACCTCATCGCCCAGCGCCAGTGCAGCTTGGCCTCGGTCGAGGTGACCGTGCTCGACGAGGCCGATCACCTGGCCGACCTCGGGTTCCTACCGGCCGTCAGGCGCCTGCTCGACCAGACCCCGGCGACAGGCCAGCGCCTGCTGTTCTCGGCCACCCTCGACCAGGCCGTCGGGTCCCTCGTGGGCCGCTACCTGTCCAGGCCCCTCGTCCACTCGGTCGACCCCGAGGTCTCCACTCCCCCCGAACTGGAGCACTACGCGTTCACAGTCTCCCCGTCGGACAAGTCGGCGGTGGTACGGGAACTGGCCTCGGGCCTTGAGCGGAGCCTGCTGTTCACCCGGACCAAGCACGCGGCCAAGAAGCTGGCCCGCGACCTCACCCAGTTCGGTATCCCTGCCGTCGACCTGCACGGCAACCTGTCCCAGGCCCAGCGGGACCGCAACCTGGCCTCGTTCACCGGGGGCGGCGCCCGGGTGCTGGTGGCCACTGACATCGCCGCTCGCGGCATCCACGTCGACGACGTCGCCCTGGTGGTGCACGTCGACCCGCCGACCGAGCACAAGGCCTACCTCCACCGGTCCGGGCGTACCGCCCGGGCCGGGGCGCGCGGCTCGGTCGTGACGGTGGTGCTGCCCGACCAGGTGGGCGACGTGGCCGCCATGGTCCGCCAGGCGGGGATCCGTCCGGCCCAGTCCCGCGTGGGCCCGGGGGCGCCCGAGACCCTGGCCCTCACCGGCCCCCCCGCCCGGCTCGTGCCCGCCCCCGCGCCGGCCCCGGCGGCCGGTCCGCCCAGGTCGGGCAGGCCTCAACGGGGGGCTCCGGCCGGGCCCCCCCGGCGCCGTCGCCGGTGA
- a CDS encoding Gmad2 immunoglobulin-like domain-containing protein: MSDAATGRPRWLMPALVGALALLVAVAAVVLLTRNGEGDGAQPAPTSTTTGEPGPTSTAPVTTGPGGTAAPTTAPATTAPPAGDLSSAVWPVASGPTRFSAPVDAARSFAVDFVGFTDPVVGTFRAGDSRSGEVDVRPRATGPVTTVLLRQLGNDGSWWVIGSATPNIRVQDPSALDTIASPARLRGTSTAFEATVNVEVREDGNRQPLGSGFVMGGSMGDLGPFDGTVTFTSPRAAAGAVVLLTRSAEDGRVWEASVVRVRFGSCGPAPSRPTAGAGQMVVTVYFSCGDSAGTVAAYRVVPQSAGVLRAPLEQLLAGPTATERAAGLSSFFSSATAGMVTGVNVRPDGSAVVDFADLRPVIPNASTSAGSRVLLEQLDATVFQFASVRNVTYRIAGNCQAFTEWLQFGGCDPRTR, encoded by the coding sequence ATGAGTGACGCCGCAACCGGTCGTCCCCGCTGGCTGATGCCGGCCCTGGTCGGGGCTCTGGCCCTACTGGTGGCGGTGGCCGCCGTGGTCCTCCTCACGAGGAACGGGGAGGGCGACGGAGCCCAGCCCGCGCCCACGTCGACCACCACCGGCGAACCGGGCCCGACCTCGACCGCGCCGGTCACCACCGGGCCCGGCGGCACGGCCGCGCCCACCACCGCTCCTGCGACCACCGCTCCGCCCGCCGGCGACCTCAGCTCGGCGGTGTGGCCCGTGGCGTCGGGGCCCACCCGGTTCTCGGCGCCAGTCGACGCCGCCCGTAGCTTCGCCGTCGACTTCGTGGGGTTCACCGACCCGGTGGTGGGGACGTTCCGGGCGGGTGACAGCCGCTCGGGCGAGGTCGACGTCCGGCCCCGGGCCACCGGCCCGGTGACCACCGTGCTCCTACGCCAGCTCGGCAATGACGGGTCGTGGTGGGTGATCGGCTCGGCCACCCCCAACATCCGCGTGCAGGACCCGTCGGCGCTCGACACCATCGCCAGCCCGGCCCGCCTACGGGGTACGAGCACCGCCTTCGAGGCCACGGTGAACGTCGAGGTCCGCGAGGACGGCAACCGCCAGCCTCTGGGCAGCGGGTTCGTCATGGGCGGTTCGATGGGCGACCTCGGGCCCTTCGACGGCACCGTGACCTTCACGAGCCCGAGGGCCGCGGCCGGAGCGGTGGTCTTGCTCACCCGGTCTGCTGAGGACGGCCGGGTCTGGGAGGCGTCGGTGGTGAGGGTCCGGTTCGGCTCGTGCGGTCCGGCTCCCAGCCGGCCCACGGCCGGGGCCGGCCAGATGGTGGTCACCGTCTACTTCAGCTGCGGCGACTCGGCGGGCACGGTGGCCGCCTACCGGGTGGTCCCGCAGTCGGCGGGGGTGTTGCGGGCCCCGCTCGAGCAGCTACTGGCCGGGCCCACGGCCACCGAACGGGCGGCCGGGCTCAGCTCGTTCTTCTCATCGGCTACCGCCGGGATGGTGACAGGCGTCAACGTCCGTCCCGACGGGTCGGCCGTCGTCGACTTCGCCGACCTGCGACCGGTGATCCCCAACGCCAGCACCAGCGCCGGCTCGCGGGTGCTGCTCGAACAGCTCGACGCCACCGTCTTCCAGTTCGCCTCGGTCCGCAATGTGACCTACCGCATCGCCGGCAACTGCCAGGCCTTCACCGAGTGGCTCCAGTTCGGCGGGTGCGACCCCCGGACGCGATGA